In Pelecanus crispus isolate bPelCri1 chromosome Z, bPelCri1.pri, whole genome shotgun sequence, the following are encoded in one genomic region:
- the LRRC70 gene encoding leucine-rich repeat-containing protein 70, with protein sequence MSEKAKDRNMCGLQSSPPCPGAFLYILNYFLLLLLQKEALGCPAACQLCTGRQVSCRNVGLSSIPQNFPKTTVLVYLSGNNISRVTPNELRGLQKLAALYMDNSSVSYIHPKAFVELPKLYYLHLNNNNIKRLDPGIFEGLSNLHCLYLQNNKIAFVPRGLFSDLLSVTYLTLERNRLSVLGSGTFLGMLSLQTLNVANNKISRISDSAFHHLENLSYLFLERNNLTLVPSNAIGRLKNLVRLSLSHNPIGSIHPFAFKGLNKLRYLSLKNVKLKCIAVNGFFGLNNLSQLILSYNDLENINSSTFTLLNNLMYLQLDRNKITSIGDGTFEKMGQSLKILSLAFNNITELQPEVLRPLVSLTNLQVNYNPWNCSCKMLGLLNWLASSPISVKIHCQNPLSMRGRPLHYIKWTQFANCSSPTASPETAWSLGSVGVHHSASTLLMAWHKGNRHNTFEESVNAGTKYIAFWEGTAATSANPLPYEENAAEIPSQATTVLSTSPVQIPAQIVPVNRTVEEEVLFPTDAAPVSLKTSLLCTQQVEKLNQAFDILLAFFILACAVILFLTCKIIQFRQKLKVLENSGEKRIEYYGFYQPGRYNITDPVQSLTRNSMGHSELDQIRLLKRTASESQAQVILFEHSSL encoded by the coding sequence ATGAGTGAGAAGGCCAAAGACAGGAATATGTGTGGTCTGCAAAGTTCTCCACCCTGCCCGGGAGCATTCCTGTATAtccttaattattttcttttgttgctgctCCAGAAGGAGGCTCTTGGCTGTCCAGCTGCTTGCCAGCTCTGCACAGGGAGACAAGTTAGTTGTCGTAACGTAGGGCTTTCAAGCATCCCACAGAACTTTCCAAAAACGACAGTTCTTGTGTACCTCAGTGGGAATAATATATCGCGTGTTACTCCAAATGAACTAAGAGGTCTTCAGAAGCTTGCTGCACTCTATATGGATAACTCCAGTGTTTCATACATACACCCGAAAGCTTTTGTGGAACTCCCCAAACTGTACTACTTGCAtctaaataacaataatattaaACGCCTGGATCCAGGAATCTTTGAAGGTCTTTCCAATCTTCATTGTTTATACCTTCAGAAtaataaaatagcttttgttcCCAGAGGATTATTTAGTGATCTCCTTTCTGTTACATATTTAACACTTGAAAGAAATCGTCTCAGTGTCCTTGGAAGTGGGACTTTCTTGGGAATGTTAAGTCTCCAAACACTTAACGTGGCCAATAATAAGATTTCACGGATATCAGATTCAGCATTTCATCATCTTGAAAACCTTTCATATTTGTTCCTTGAACGTAACAACTTAACACTTGTGCCATCGAATGCTATTGGAAGGCTCAAAAATCTTGTAAGACTTTCTTTGTCTCACAATCCCATTGGATCAATACATCCTTTTGCATTTAAAGGACTTAACAAGCTTAGatatctgtctttaaaaaacgTAAAGCTAAAATGTATTGCTGTAAATGGATTTTTTGGATTAAACAACCTTAGCCAGTTAATCTTAAGTTATAACgatttagaaaatataaattcCAGCACTTTTACTTTATTGAACAATTTAATGTATCTGCAGctagacagaaataaaataaccagTATTGGTGATGGTACCTTTGAAAAAATGGGACAGTCGCTTAAAATACTCAGTTTAGCATTCAATAATATTACAGAGTTACAACCTGAAGTGCTCAGGCCCTTAGTGTCTTTAACTAATCTACAGGTAAATTATAATCCTTGGAACTGCAGCTGCAAAATGCTTGGGTTACTTAACTGGCTAGCATCGTCTcctatttctgtaaaaattcaTTGTCAGAATCCTTTGAGTATGCGTGGTAGACCTTTGCATTACATTAAGTGGACTCAGTTTGCAAACTGCAGTAGCCCTACTGCCAGCCCAGAAACAGCCTGGAGTCTAGGATCTGTCGGTGTCCATCACAGCGCTAGCACTTTGCTGATGGCGTGGCATAAGGGAAACAGACACAACACCTTTGAAGAGTCTGTCAATGCAGGAACTAAATATATTGCTTTCTGGGAAGGAACTGCAGCTACATCTGCTAATCCATTGCCCTatgaagaaaatgctgctgaaatTCCATCACAGGCAACTACAGTATTATCGACATCACCGGTGCAAATACCAGCACAGATCGTACCTGTTAACCGAACCGTAGAAGAAGAGGTCTTATTTCCAACAGATGCTGCTCCTGTATCATTAAAAACATCCCTACTTTGTACACAACAGGTTGAAAAACTGAATCAGGCTTTTGACATTTTACTAGCCTTTTTCATTCTGGCTTGTGCTGTGATTCTGTTCTTAACCTGTAAAATTATTCAGTTTAGGCAGAAACTAAAGGTGCTGGAaaactcaggggaaaaaagaatagagTATTATGGTTTTTATCAGCCTGGAAGATACAACATAACTGATCCAGTGCAGTCTCTAACTCGGAATTCAATGGGGCATTCAGAACTGGACCAAATTAGGCTGCTCAAGCGAACAGCATCTGAAAGTCAGGCACAGGTCATATTGTTTGAACATTCTTCATTGTAA